From Erigeron canadensis isolate Cc75 chromosome 8, C_canadensis_v1, whole genome shotgun sequence, one genomic window encodes:
- the LOC122579742 gene encoding dolichol-phosphate mannose synthase subunit 2, translating into MELADRVVGFVLASISVTIFTYYTFWVIILPFVDKDHFVHNYFLPQEFAILLPVYAGVVLICFLSVFIGYVMLKSKKKKA; encoded by the exons ATGGAATTGGCAGATAGGGTTGTTGGATTTGTTTTAGCGAGCATCAGCGTGACCATTTTCACATATTACACCTTTTGGGTTATTATATTG CCCTTTGTTGACAAAGACCATTTTGTACACAATTACTTCTTACCTCAAGAATTTGCAATCTTGCTACCTGTTTATGCGGGAGTCGTTCTCATTTGCTTCTTGTCCGTGTTTATTGGGTATGTGATGCTTAAATCCAAGAAGAAGAAAGCCTAG
- the LOC122579433 gene encoding probable calcium-binding protein CML11: protein MSSEQETVKLDDEQLSELREIFRSFDRNNDGSLTQLELGSLLRSLGLTPSPDQLDALIQKADTNSNGLIEFSEFVALVAPELLPAKSPYTDDQLKQLFKMFDRDGNGYITAAELAHSMAKLGHALTAEELTGMIKEADTDGDGRINFQEFCRAITSAAFDNSFS, encoded by the coding sequence ATGAGCAGTGAGCAAGAAACCGTGAAACTCGACGACGAACAACTGTCCGAGTTACGAGAAATCTTCAGATCTTTCGACAGAAACAACGACGGCAGCCTAACACAACTCGAACTAGGTTCATTATTACGATCATTAGGTCTCACACCGAGCCCTGACCAGCTTGATGCATTGATACAAAAGGCTGATACGAATAGCAACGGGCTGATCGAGTTTTCTGAGTTTGTTGCATTGGTTGCACCCGAGCTTTTGCCAGCTAAGTCGCCTTACACGGATGATCAACTGAAACAGCTGTTTAAGATGTTTGATCGTGATGGGAATGGTTATATTACTGCAGCTGAGTTGGCTCATTCTATGGCTAAACTCGGACATGCGTTGACTGCTGAGGAACTCACTGGGATGATTAAGGAAGCCGACACTGATGGTGATGGTCGGATTAATTTCCAGGAGTTTTGTCGCGCGATCACTTCTGCTGCTTTTGATAATTCCTTTTCTTGA
- the LOC122579191 gene encoding plastoglobulin-1, chloroplastic, which translates to MSLLFTSHNPSLIFENPSTTTTTATTTIPTTIFRPISLSFRKPKSIRFASNKPPPPSGWNQSDQTLNDDEESDKIQQPTITDEWGEKAEPENEQLSKLPASDPPKDDDEWGTRDTVKSNDGYSSNGSPGVGVVENDGKVEDLKRCLVDSVYGTGLGFRASPEERAEITELVAQLEAVNPTPAPTDAVELLDGNWVLLYTAFSELVPLLALGTTPLLKVDKICQEIFTSTLTIDNSITLSSPVATFTSTASANFEVRSPSRIQVQFKEGTFQPPKIKSNVSLPESIDLFGQNISLSAVQQSLNPLQEIVANLSGLISGQAPLKVPIPGERSSSWLLITYLDKDLRISRGDGGLFILAKEGSPLLDQ; encoded by the exons atGTCTCTCCTCTTCACCTCCCATAACCCATCTCTCATCTTTGAAAACccttccaccaccaccaccaccgccaccaccacgaTACCCACCACCATATTCCGGCCCATTTCTTTATCTTTCAGAAAGCCCAAATCCATTCGTTTTGCATCAAACAAACCACCCCCACCTTCAGGATGGAACCAATCTGACCAAACCCTTAACGACGATGAAGAATCAGACAAAATCCAACAACCCACTATCACAGACGAATGGGGCGAAAAGGCCGAACCCGAAAACGAACAGTTATCCAAGCTACCAGCCTCAGATCCCccaaaagatgatgatgaatggGGAACACGTGATACGGTGAAATCGAATGATGGGTATTCGAGTAATGGAAGCCCTGGTGTTGGAGTTGTTGAGAATGATGGTAAAGTTGAAGACTTAAAGAGGTGTTTGGTGGATAGTGTTTATGGGACTGGGTTAGGGTTCAGGGCTTCGCCTGAGGAACGGGCTGAGATTACGGAGCTCGTTGCGCAGTTGGAGGCGGTTAACCCGACTCCTGCACCTACTGATGCCGTCGAGCTTCTTGATGGCAATTGGGTTCTGTT GTATACTGCATTTTCCGAGCTAGTACCGCTGCTGGCTCTGGGCACAACTCCATTGTTGAAGGTCGACAAGATTTGCCAAGAAATATTTACCAGTACCCTTACCATAGATAATTCCATTACATTATCTAGCCCTGTTGCTACTTTTACGTCCACTGCATCTGCAAACTTTGAAGTCCGAAGTCCCTCAAGAATACAG GTGCAATTTAAAGAAGGGACTTTTCAGCCTCCAAAAATAAAGTCAAATGTAAGCTTACCAGAGAGTATTGATCTTTTTGGTCAAAATATCAGTTTATCAGCTGTACAGCAGTCCCTCAACCCTTTGCAAGAGATTGTGGCAAATCTATCAGGCCTAATATCGGGTCAAGCTCCTCTTAAGGTTCCCATTCCTGGGGAACGTTCAAGTTCTTGGCTTCTAATCACATACCTTGATAAGGATTTGAGGATATCTAGAGGGGATGGTGGTCTCTTTATTCTTGCTAAAGAAGGAAGTCCTCTTTTGGACCAATGA
- the LOC122579243 gene encoding homeobox-leucine zipper protein HDG5-like, producing MFGDCQVMSSMGGGSGMISSSDSLFPNFMPFSTSDFSSIIPKEEMESMVQMRSSGKEEMESGSGSDQIEGGLSANEQDTDQQQQPDHPPTKKKRYHRHTAHQIQEMEALFKECPHPDDKRRMKLSQELGLKPRQVKFWFQNRRTQLKAQQDRTDNAMLRNDNENLRNENGRLQNALRALVCSNCGGSAISFDEQHLRMENARLKEELDRVCLIASQFCGSDPMQTQGQGHLPPMMSTTNLDLDMNMYPRPYDQDGLTSCNEMMQINHLMAPDQGPNFAAANGLMIMEDEKPLAIQCALSFMDEVVKMCRVEEPLWTQVNEFGKEILNLEEYSKMFPTLKNESKESRYEASRASSVVIINSITLVDAFLDTDKWMELFPSIISRAKTLQVITSGVNGTANGSLQLMYAELQMLSPLVPTREIHFLRYCAQNPDDGSWAIVDFPLDSLHETYQPSFTRYNRRPSGCIIQDMPNGYSRVTWVEHAEGEDEPVHSIFTDYVSSGMAFGARRWLAVLQRQCERLASLLARNISDIGAIPSPEARTNLMNLAQRLVRMFCLNITGSCGQSWTALSDSTEDTVRITTRKATERGQPSGLILTAVSTTWLPHPHYQVFDLLRDERRRSQLDVLSNGNPLQEVAHIANGSHPGNCISLLRVNVASNSSQNVELLLQESCTDDSGSLVVYSVVDVEAVKLTMNGEDSSSIPLLPLGFVIVPAAQNPNSSIIETESAGGGCLLTVGLQVLANSMPTAKLNLASANTVNNHIQTTVQQIINALGGVAINNNNTDHATSVISADDGDDVGDFHEPPTARPFTKVESSPTLN from the exons ATGTTTGGAGATTGTCAAGTGATGTCAAGCATGGGTGGTGGAAGTGGGATGATTTCCTCATCCGACTCCCTTTTCCCCAACTTCATGCCTTTCTCTACTTCCGATTTCTCTTCCATCATTCCA AAAGAGGAGATGGAGAGCATGGTGCAGATGAGATCATCAGGAAAGGAAGAAATGGAAAGTGGGTCGGGAAGTGATCAAATCGAAGGCGGATTGTCCGCAAACGAGCAGGATACCGATCAACAACAACAGCCTGATCATCCTCCTACGAAGAAGAAGCGTTATCATAGACACACCGCTCACCAGATCCAAGAAATGGAAGC GTTGTTTAAGGAATGCCCACATCCAGATGATAAAAGAAGGATGAAGTTAAGCCAAGAACTTGGTCTTAAGCCACGCCAAGTTAAATTTTGGTTCCAAAACCGGCGTACACAATTGAAG GCACAACAAGACCGGACGGATAATGCTATGCTTAGAAACGATAATGAGAATCTAAGAAATGAAAATGGTCGGCTGCAAAATGCATTGCGTGCCCTTGTTTGCTCTAATTGTGGAGGCTCTGCGATCTCTTTCGATGAACAACACCTTCGTATGGAAAATGCCCGGCTCAAAGaggag TTGGATCGTGTTTGTCTTATCGCGAGTCAATTTTGTGGGAGTGATCCGATGCAAACACAAGGACAGGGTCATTTACCTCCAATGATGAGCACTACGAATCTGGACTTGGATATGAATATGTACCCCAGACCATATGATCAAGATGGCTTGACATCCTGCAACGAAATGATGCAGATCAATCATTTGATGGCACCCGATCAAGGTCCCAATTTTGCTGCTGCTAATGGGTTAATGATCATGGAAGACGAAAAGCCTCTTGCAATCCAATGTGCACTATCTTTTATGGATGAAGTTGTTAAGATGTGCAGGGTTGAAGAACCACTTTGGACCCAGGTTAATGAATTTGGCAAAGAAATACTTAATCTCGAAGAATATTCCAAGATGTTCCCAACTCTGAAGAATGAATCAAAAGAGTCGAGATATGAAGCATCTCGAGCTAGCTCGGTCGTGATTATCAATAGTATCACCCTGGTTGATGCTTTTCTTGATACA GACAAATGGATGGAGTTGTTTCCCTCAATCATCTCGCGTGCAAAAACGCTTCAAGTGATCACTTCTGGCGTTAATGGAACTGCAAACGGTTCCCTGCAGCTG ATGTATGCAGAACTGCAAATGCTATCACCACTTGTACCAACAAGAGAAATTCATTTCCTTCGTTACTGTGCACAAAATCCTGATGATGGGAGCTGGGCAATCGTTGATTTCCCACTGGACAGCTTGCACGAGACTTACCAACCCTCGTTTACTAGATACAACCGTCGGCCCTCAGGTTGCATTATACAAGACATGCCTAATGGCTATTCAAGG GTTACATGGGTTGAGCATGCAGAGGGTGAAGATGAGCCAGTTCACAGTATATTCACTGATTATGTTAGCAGTGGGATGGCATTTGGAGCTCGACGGTGGTTAGCTGTTTTACAGCGCCAATGTGAGAGGCTAGCAAGCCTTTTGGCCCGAAATATATCTGATATTGGAG CAATACCATCTCCGGAAGCAAGAAcgaatttgatgaatttggCTCAGAGATTGGTACGGATGTTCTGCCTTAACATCACTGGCTCGTGTGGGCAATCGTGGACAGCTCTTTCTGATTCAACAGAGGACACGGTGCGAATCACAACCAGGAAAGCAACTGAACGAGGCCAGCCCAGCGGCTTGATACTGACTGCAGTATCCACAACTTGGCTTCCTCATCCTCATTATCAAGTCTTTGATCTTCTAAGAGATGAACGCCGCCGATCTCAG CTCGACGTGCTCTCAAATGGGAACCCATTGCAAGAAGTGGCTCATATTGCAAATGGCTCTCATCCTGGAAATTGTATATCTTTGCTCCGTGTCAAT GTGGCTAGCAACTCGTCCCAAAATGTCGAACTATTGCTTCAGGAGAGTTGCACAGATGATTCGGGTAGTCTTGTTGTATACTCAGTGGTCGATGTGGAAGCTGTCAAACTTACAATGAATGGTGAAGATTCGTCGTCCATCCCTCTCCTCCCACTTGGGTTTGTCATTGTCCCAGCGGCACAGAACCCGAATAGCAGCATCATTGAGACAGAGTCTGCAGGAGGAGGCTGCTTATTGACCGTGGGACTACAAGTGTTGGCTAACTCAATGCCCACTGCAAAACTCAACCTCGCAAGCGCCAACACTGTCAACAACCACATTCAAACTACAGTACAACAAATCATTAATGCCCTGGGTGGGGTCGCCATCAATAACAACAACACTGATCATGCCACTAGTGTGATTAGTGCTGATGATGGCGACGATGTTGGTGACTTCCACGAGCCACCAACTGCTCGTCCCTTCACGAAAGTCGAGTCAAGCCCTACTTTAAACTAA